From a single Bacillus pumilus genomic region:
- a CDS encoding PTS sugar transporter subunit IIB, translating to MKKILVVCGNGLGSSFIVEMNVKKALEELGLVAEVDHTDLSTSKNELADLYIGATDIIDQLDDGTRTVAGLNNLLDQEAIKDVLRKHI from the coding sequence ATGAAAAAAATTCTTGTTGTGTGCGGGAACGGATTAGGAAGCAGCTTTATCGTAGAAATGAATGTCAAAAAAGCATTAGAAGAGTTAGGGCTTGTAGCTGAAGTGGATCATACCGATCTCAGCACAAGTAAAAATGAACTGGCCGATCTATATATCGGAGCAACCGACATTATCGATCAGCTGGATGACGGCACAAGAACGGTCGCTGGATTAAATAACTTGTTAGACCAGGAAGCCATTAAAGACGTCCTTCGTAAACACATTTAA